The genomic DNA ATGCCCTTTTTGCCGTCCGAGCAATCAAACATTATATCTTCGAGAAGATTGGACATGATGGTGTGCAGCCGCCGCGCTCCGATATTTTCGGTATTAGTATTCACCTGTTCAGCAATCTCGGCAATTCGCTGCAGCGCCGAATCGGCG from Candidatus Zixiibacteriota bacterium includes the following:
- a CDS encoding HslU--HslV peptidase ATPase subunit, with product ADSALQRIAEIAEQVNTNTENIGARRLHTIMSNLLEDIMFDCSDGKKGIRITPEMVTKKLADIIGDEDLSRYIL